A region from the Canis aureus isolate CA01 chromosome 8, VMU_Caureus_v.1.0, whole genome shotgun sequence genome encodes:
- the PGAP6 gene encoding post-GPI attachment to proteins factor 6, producing the protein MGRARPGAGGAAGAAAVAAVAGPLLLLLARAPPAAAGDGRRSDVRLVSEQFSQSPQKLSFYSWYGSARLFHFRVPPDAVLLRWLLQVSRGGGPACSHAEVTVYFRYGAPPVINPLGTGFPANTSVQSPFFIKMLQSNASVNVSHPAPGDWFMAAHLPPSSQKIEVKGFVSPSCVYTFHPDMLVVRAVEVSILEPDVPLPQTLRSHPSYLKIFIPEYTQELRLELQGCVTNGSLGCPVRLTVGSATLPRNFQKVLTCISLTWSCHLLLPSPPWERWLQVTAKSLAGPHVLVAFRAVAALTACRPWTMNLQHLLQSSPNRSCNASAALLPPGAGSWVPGRSRGAGGGPFCLTSYPVIREDTDVLSVRFWPADRVSVLVRSGTPSVMRLYLHTGTDSGGSLSISLQANQTAMTNSTRVAVCVNAASPFLSFNESLNCTTAFFQGVRLSLSAASRKADLVVPFPETDNWYLSLQLVCPESPEECEQASVLVETALYLVPCLNDCGRYGQCLLLRRHSYLYAGCSCKAGWRGWSCTDNSTAQTVAQQRVATLLLTLSNLVFLAPIAVSVHRALLVEASVYAYTMFFSTFYHACDQPGEAVLCILGYDTLQFCDFLGSGVSIWVTILCMARLKAAQKHVLFLLGTLIFAMSLQLDRRGAWNTLGPCLFAFVVMVTMWVYRCGHRRHCYPTSWQRWAFYLLPGISMAAVAVAIYTSMMTSDNYYYTHSIWHMLLAGSAAFLLPPREEHTKPWACSQKLTCHYQICRNHREELYTVT; encoded by the exons ATGGGCCGGGCcaggccgggggccgggggcgcggcgggggcggcggcggtggcggcggtggcggggccgctgctgctgctgctcgctCGGGCCCCCCCCGCGGCCGCCGGCGACGGCAGGAGGAGCG ATGTCAGACTGGTGTCCGAGCAGTTCTCGCAGTCCCCACAGAAGCTATCTTTCTACAGCTGGTACGGCAGCGCCAGACTCTTCCACTTCCGTGTGCCCCCTGATGCCGTGCTGCTCCGCTGGCTgctgcaggtgtcccggggtggCGGCCCCGCCTGCAGCCACGCCGAGGTCACCGT GTACTTCCGCTACGGCGCGCCTCCTGTCATCAACCCCCTGGGCACCGGCTTCCCCGCCAACACCTCCGTACAGTCCCCCTTCTTCATCAAGATGCTGCAGAGCAATGCGTCCGTCAATGTCTCCCACCCAGCGCCTGGGGATTGGTTCATGgctgcccacctgcctccctcaTCCCAGAAGATTGAGGTGAAG GGTTTTGTCTCTCCCAGTTGCGTGTACACTTTCCATCCTGACATGCTGGTTGTGCGGGCCGTCGAGGTCTCTATCCTGGAGCCTGATGTTCCCCTTCCACAGACTCTCCGCTCCCATCCCAGCTACCTCAA AATCTTCATCCCCGAGTACACCCAGGAGCTGCGGCTGGAGCTGCAGGGCTGTGTGACCAATGGGAGCCTGGGCTGTCCCGTGCGCCTGACCGTGGGCTCAGCCACCCTGCCCAGAAACTTCCAGAAGGTGCTCACGTGCATCAGCCTCACCTGGTCCTGCCACCTGCTGCTGCCCTCACCACCCTGGGAGCGGTGGCTGCAAGTGACGGCCAAGAGCCTGGCAGGACCTCACGTGTTGGTGGCTTTCAGGGCTGTGGCTGCCCTCACAG CCTGCAGGCCGTGGACCATGAACTTGCAGCACCTCCTGCAGAGCAGCCCAAACCGCAGCTGTAACGCCTCCGCGGCTCTGCTGCCCCCCGGCGCGGGCTCCTGGGTTCCGGGCAGGAGCCGCGGGGCAGGCGGTGGCCCCTTCTGCCTCACGAGCTACCCGGTCATTCGGGAGGACACGGACGTGCTGTCTGTGCGCTTCTGGCCCGCGGACCGGGTGTCGGTGCTGGTGCGGTCGGGCACCCCGTCGGTGATGCGGCTGTACCTGCACACGGGCACGGACAGCGGGGGCTCCCTCAGCATCTCCCTGCAGGCCAACCAG ACCGCCATGACCAACAGCACCAGGGTGGCCGTCTGCGTGAACGCCGCCTCGCCCTTCCTAAGCTTCAACGAGTCGCTCAACTGCACCACAG CCTTCTTCCAGGGCGTCCGCCTGTCTCTGAGCGCCGCATCCCGCAAGGCTGACCTCGTCGTCCCCTTCCCAGAGACGGACAACTGGTACCTCTCCCTGCAGCTGGTGTGCCCTGAAAGTCCCGA GGAGTGTGAGCAGGCTTCGGTCCTCGTGGAGACtgccttgtatctggtaccctgCCTGAACGACTGCGGACGCTACGGCCAGTGTCTCCTGCTGCGCAGACACAGCTATCTGTACGCAGGCTGCAGCTGTAAGGCGG GCTGGCGTGGGTGGAGCTGCACAGACAACAGCACTGCGCAGACCGTAGCCCAGCAGAGGGTGGCCACACTCCTCCTTACCCTCAGCAACCTCGTGTTCCTGGCGCCCATCGCCGTCTCTGTGCACCGCGCGCTGCTGGTGGAGGCCTCGGTCTACGCCTACACCATGTTCTTCTCCACG TTCTATCACGCGTGTGACCAGCCCGGGGAGGCGGTGCTGTGCATTCTCGGCTACGACACGCTGCAGTTCTGCGACTTTCTGGGCTCGGGAGTGTCCATCTGGGTCACCATCCTCTGCATGGCACGGCTGAAGGCGGCCCAGAAACAC GTCCTGTTTCTCCTGGGGACGCTGATCTTCGCCATGTCCTTGCAGCTAGACCGCAGAGGTGCCTGGAACACGCTGGGGCCTTGTCTCTTTGCCTTTGTGGTCATGGTCACCATGTGG GTGTACCGCTGCGGGCACCGGCGCCACTGCTACCCCACGTCCTGGCAGCGCTGGGCCTTCTACCTCCTGCCTGGCATCTCCATGGCTGCTGTGGCCGTCGCCATCTACACTTCCATGATGACCAGCGACAACTATTACTACACgcacagcatctggcacatgCTGCTGGCAGGAAGTGCGGCGTTCCTGCTGCCACCGCGTGAGGAGCACACTAAGCCCTGGGCCTGCTCGCAGAAGCTCACTTGCCACTATCAGATCTGTAGGAACCACCGAGAGGAGCTGTACACCGTGACGTGA